The window attaataataaaaaacctGTAATGTAGTCACACTTCTTTCCAATTCTGATATGTATTGTAATTTCTTGACCCTTGATCTTCGTGCAGATTGTCTATTTGCCAATATTCTACATTTTGTTTTGCCAAAtttgtaaattatttttttttaaaaaaagatgttaTCAAGAAAACAAAGTGAACTTATTTCACATTCAATTTTAAagttcttaattattttttatgaaagaCTTACCTCTTGACTCTTTTGGGATCGGTGATTCGATCATTGGAGATGTTTGTCGTAACCACATTCTCTTCGCATTGGCGACTTTCAACCTCATCTTTAGGCTCATTTCTAACCAAATGCTTTGGATCATCATTTGTGGTCCCTTCTAACTTCTCATTGCTGTTGTGATCTGAAGAAGTGGGTTCCTCATCTTCATTATTAGAATGAATTTCATCACTCAACATGGACCTAAATTGCTCTTCATCGAACCCATCAAATGCGTTATTACTGTTGGATATCGATGCAGCCGAACCTAAGAAGCTTTGACTCATCATTGTCGGTGAGTCGAGGAAGGCTATGGAGTCGCTGACAGAGCGGCGGTGGAAACTCTGTTTAGAGGAAGAGAAGCAAACGAAGTGATTGTTGTGTTGGGGGAAGTGGAGTGGAGTGGTCAAGTTTGGGATTTTAGGAGGCAAATTTGGCATGATTGTGAGAgtgggaaaaaaaaataaaaataaatagagaAAATGAAACTCAAAATGAAACGTAAGTTTGTGAGATCATATTATATCGGGGGTGTGAGTAAaatagagaattaattaatcaataaaGGAGAGATTTTGAAAATTGGGTATCAGAATAATGTGATATGTTTGTGCAGTGATTGGCACATGGACAGCTATCTCCAGTTGGTTAAGGGACTCGAAGGAAAGTGGCCAATGgcttattttaaaaacaaattaggATAGGAAAAATCAGTCACCACGTGCCTTCTCTGACCACACCAATTTAGTGGGATCCCTCCCTCTTGTCCCATTACAATCATTGTTATTCTTCCcaaaaaaaactaaacttttGACTAGTAAACTCTGTTATCAGTAGAGATAATTGGTTTCACTCGTACAATATTAATCATTCTTCTTTGTTAATGGCACCTAGCAACCATAAAATGAAGTACCACATAATGAGTCTCCAATCTCCCTTCATTTTTCTACTCCAATTGCTTATAGTGAGAGCTGACTCTTTTCAAGGGTTAGAACAAAGCTAGATAGAACACAATCAACATGAGGTTTTGTTTTGCATCTAATAGTTTAAACACGTGTCTTCGATTAAGACGTTATTGTGTTAAGATCAATTGAATGTCCCCCCAAAACATATTTGTAGAATGATATGATATTGTCCACTTTGAATACAAGTCTCATGGCtctgatttttatttttatctaaagGACCTTATAGCACTATAGATAGCTGTAACTATGTATCACAGGGTCGTTTACACTTATCCAACGTGTGAAACTTTAATTTGGTCGCACTCCAACAATCTTTTTCCCTCATATGAAAGAACACAAAAGTAAACTCCTCTTAAATAATCATTCATCTGTGTTAAGGGGCATGACTTTGATGTCATTTGTTAAGAGATAATGAACCTTCTGATATATCTCCATACTGGTATGGATATTTTCTACTTTGGGTATAACCCTCATCGATTTACTTTTTGTGTCACAAAAAAAGTCTCATACCATTGGAGATAGTTgttttcacttcatttatatactatagaaTATGAATCTTTAGCTTacttac is drawn from Cucumis melo cultivar AY chromosome 11, USDA_Cmelo_AY_1.0, whole genome shotgun sequence and contains these coding sequences:
- the LOC103495998 gene encoding basic leucine zipper 34-like, whose protein sequence is MPNLPPKIPNLTTPLHFPQHNNHFVCFSSSKQSFHRRSVSDSIAFLDSPTMMSQSFLGSAASISNSNNAFDGFDEEQFRSMLSDEIHSNNEDEEPTSSDHNSNEKLEGTTNDDPKHLVRNEPKDEVESRQCEENVVTTNISNDRITDPKRVKRILANRQSARRSRVKKLQYISELERSVTTLQAEVSMLSPRVAFLDQQRLLLNVDNSALKQRIATLSQDKIFKDAHEEALKREIERLGQLYHRQQKSQRMECNESSPTEQPTSSGDQKHKLLYV